CACGGTTGCCGCGTGCGGCGCCGCTGCTGTGACGTCACCTTGCCGACCGCCCTGACTAGGCGGTTTCCCGGATCACCAGACCGGTTCGGAGGTAGGAGCGGGTCTCCGCGGGCGTGTCGGGGGTGCCGATCAGGCGGTCCAGCATCGCCGCGATCTCACGTGCGGGCGTGAAATCCATGCGGACGGTCGTCAGCTTCGGACGGAGGAGTCTGCCGATCAGCAGATCGTCCGCACCCACGACGGCGACGTCCTCCGGGACACGCAGGCCGGCGTCCTGCAGGGCGCGCACGGCGACGGACGCGTACTCGTCGTTGTAGGCGAACAACCCGTCGGCCCCGGCCTGGACGAACAACTCGGCCCACCGCGCCGCCGCCTCCTCGCCGAGGGCGAGTTCCTGCCGCACGACGGTGACCGAAGCATGTGCGCTCGCCGCGGCCTCAGCCCCGGAGAGCCTGGGCACGGCGAACCCGCGCAGCGACGCGTCGGCGGGGACGATCACACCGATCTTCCTGCGTCCGGCAGCCACCAGGTGTTCCACAGCCACCGCGCCGACCTGCATCTGATCCGCCACCAGCGCGTGCGCGCCGGGCATCGGCACCGGCCCGGCGCTGACCACGACCCCGATCCCGGCTCGGTGCAGCACATCGACAGCGTGCTCATCCAGGCTGTCGTCCATCAGCGACAGCACCGCGTCGGGCCTCAACTCGGCCCACCGGCGAGCGGCCTCCGCGCCCCGGTGTCCCGTCGGGCCGTAGAGCACGGCCGTGTAGCCGAGCTCCGAAAGGGCCAACTGCAGCTCGGCGAAGTACTGGGCGAACAACGGCCCCGCGGTCACAGCCGGGGCGGTGAGCAGGACGACACCGCTCCGCCCCGCGCGCAGTGCCCGAGCCACGGCGTGCGGCACATAACCCAGCTGCCGGGCCGCTGCCCTCACCCGCTCCCGGGTCGCCTCACTGACGCGTCCGCTCCGGGTGTTGTTCAGGACGTACGAAACGGTGGCCCGCGACACCCCCGCGGCGCGCGCCACGTCCTCACTGGTGGGCGGCGTGCCGGCTGAACCGTGCGAGGACGTGGAGGCCATGATCACTCATCATCCCAGATGGGGACCGGTGCCGGTGAGGGAGCGCCTGTACCGAGTCAGGCGGAGGCACGCGACCCCTTTCCCCGCCTCCTGGCGGGGGCAGCATCCCCGCTCCCCGCGGAGAGGTCAGCTCGGCTCGGCGGTGAGCCACTCGGCCCGCCCCTTCCCCGTTCCAAGGTGCCCCGCCGGAGC
The DNA window shown above is from Streptomyces sp. NBC_01445 and carries:
- a CDS encoding LacI family DNA-binding transcriptional regulator, with translation MASTSSHGSAGTPPTSEDVARAAGVSRATVSYVLNNTRSGRVSEATRERVRAAARQLGYVPHAVARALRAGRSGVVLLTAPAVTAGPLFAQYFAELQLALSELGYTAVLYGPTGHRGAEAARRWAELRPDAVLSLMDDSLDEHAVDVLHRAGIGVVVSAGPVPMPGAHALVADQMQVGAVAVEHLVAAGRRKIGVIVPADASLRGFAVPRLSGAEAAASAHASVTVVRQELALGEEAAARWAELFVQAGADGLFAYNDEYASVAVRALQDAGLRVPEDVAVVGADDLLIGRLLRPKLTTVRMDFTPAREIAAMLDRLIGTPDTPAETRSYLRTGLVIRETA